One window of Catonella massiliensis genomic DNA carries:
- a CDS encoding carbohydrate ABC transporter permease codes for MLEGSKARKNRKLKETAAAYAFMLPALIIIFIFTIIPIFASLGLMFFDYSVLGKTRFVGLGNFIKAFSDREFIIAIKNSLIFVAVVPVIQILAILLSLLANMKLPGIGIFRTLFYIPVITSMVAVSIIWGFIFNSSGVINTLLSDLGLITQPLGFISDKKTAMLCLMFITLWQGLGYYMMMYLAGLQGIPSELSEAAKIDGAGTLKVITSIIIPQLKPFIWFCTLNSIISAIGVFDVVFVLSKGGPDNATMVINYYSYTKAFGEFRFGYAAAVGAVQAVLTGIVSIAVFVYGRRGGMTNNE; via the coding sequence ATGTTGGAAGGCAGTAAAGCTAGGAAAAACAGAAAGTTAAAGGAGACAGCAGCCGCTTATGCCTTTATGCTTCCTGCACTTATTATAATTTTCATTTTTACAATTATTCCAATATTTGCTAGTCTTGGACTGATGTTCTTTGACTACTCAGTTCTTGGAAAGACCAGATTTGTTGGATTAGGTAACTTTATCAAGGCTTTTAGTGACAGAGAGTTTATAATTGCTATCAAAAACTCACTTATATTTGTTGCAGTTGTTCCGGTTATTCAGATACTTGCAATACTATTATCTCTTTTAGCAAATATGAAATTGCCGGGTATTGGTATATTCCGTACCCTTTTTTATATACCGGTTATCACCTCTATGGTAGCGGTTTCTATCATCTGGGGCTTTATATTTAATTCAAGTGGAGTAATTAATACCCTTTTAAGCGACTTGGGACTGATTACTCAGCCACTTGGATTCATCAGTGACAAGAAAACAGCCATGCTCTGTCTTATGTTTATTACACTCTGGCAGGGACTTGGTTACTATATGATGATGTACCTTGCAGGACTTCAGGGAATACCATCAGAACTTAGTGAAGCAGCCAAAATAGATGGTGCAGGCACGCTAAAGGTGATTACAAGTATCATCATCCCACAGCTTAAGCCATTTATCTGGTTTTGTACACTTAACTCCATCATTTCAGCTATAGGTGTATTTGATGTAGTTTTTGTGCTTTCTAAGGGAGGGCCTGATAATGCAACCATGGTTATTAACTACTATTCATATACTAAGGCCTTCGGAGAGTTCCGATTCGGATATGCAGCCGCAGTTGGAGCAGTTCAGGCAGTTCTTACAGGTATAGTAAGTATAGCAGTATTTGTATATGGAAGAAGAGGAGGTATGACAAACAATGAGTAA
- a CDS encoding GNAT family N-acetyltransferase — protein sequence MENTDIKLITKDDLDDILAISGESFPAEYNVTKVSLRQKLIDDADKFDEGSLIIREAISGKPIGFIGTKISHSELYPDTGWISIVAVARDYRRNGYGRLLVSKALEALHSVGVKRVSVGQEFHNFFSGIPNPNDENMGFFNALGFAVNEGSHFDLEAVITDNTYIESFDNSVFIGEFKVKTYNDDYDELMKFLDAEFPGRWAYEVDTAIKAHKDPSEIVLLWDKRDNKVVGFCILTSYKDDEGKKTGYGGLGPIGIAKALRGRQVGNFLLRESLVQAKLNGIVRVNIDWTILVKFYGQFGFIVKRTYIAAYKELQ from the coding sequence ATGGAAAATACGGATATTAAGTTAATTACTAAGGATGATTTGGATGATATCCTCGCAATTTCGGGGGAATCATTTCCTGCTGAATATAATGTAACTAAGGTAAGTCTTAGGCAAAAACTGATAGATGATGCTGACAAGTTTGATGAAGGAAGCCTTATAATAAGAGAAGCCATATCAGGTAAGCCTATAGGATTTATCGGAACTAAGATATCACACAGCGAACTTTATCCTGATACCGGCTGGATAAGCATAGTTGCTGTAGCAAGAGATTATAGGCGCAATGGATATGGCAGGCTTCTTGTCTCCAAAGCCTTGGAGGCGCTTCACAGTGTAGGAGTCAAGAGAGTAAGTGTGGGACAGGAGTTTCATAACTTTTTCTCAGGAATACCTAATCCAAATGACGAGAATATGGGCTTCTTTAACGCTCTTGGGTTTGCTGTAAATGAAGGCAGCCACTTTGATTTGGAAGCTGTAATTACCGATAATACCTACATTGAGAGCTTTGATAATTCTGTATTTATCGGTGAATTTAAGGTTAAAACATATAATGATGATTATGATGAACTTATGAAGTTCTTAGATGCAGAATTTCCGGGAAGATGGGCTTATGAAGTTGACACAGCAATAAAGGCACATAAGGATCCATCTGAAATCGTGTTATTATGGGATAAAAGAGATAATAAAGTTGTTGGATTTTGCATATTGACATCATACAAGGATGATGAGGGAAAAAAGACCGGATATGGAGGGCTTGGTCCTATAGGTATTGCTAAAGCACTTAGAGGCAGACAGGTGGGGAATTTTCTGCTTCGCGAGTCCCTTGTTCAGGCAAAACTTAACGGCATAGTAAGAGTAAATATAGATTGGACCATCCTCGTTAAGTTTTATGGACAATTTGGGTTTATAGTAAAGAGGACCTACATAGCTGCTTATAAAGAATTACAGTAA
- a CDS encoding ABC transporter substrate-binding protein — MKKRLLSLLACAAIAVTTLAGCGSKTANTNSGSAATSSSPVVLEFWTISLKANFEDFFNKLIKDYQTANPNVTINWVDVPYEDVQSKLVTAVAGGTAPDVVNLNTQMALTLVGQDALVDLNKAATAEQKGIYIESLWNSAKVGDGVYAFPWYASPDIMFYNKDLIEKGGIKAPSTFAKALESAEKFHKDTNAYLFLPDEFFNLLIEENIPILNADKTKAAFNTQEAVDLLKKYKSYTDKGVLPKTNWGSWDEALKLFESGKLAIVSSSGSSLSRIKDEAPDIYKKIAVSTPLTGSTGLSRNPLMNLVVPTASKNQAEAIKFASYVTDDANQLAFCKTVSIFPSTKKASEDSFFTSDTKTLEGQASAMSAKASLTSQDFSLGVANQGTIQAAINKAYEATIVNGDDIEGALRQAEEDVNIILADSKNQ, encoded by the coding sequence ATGAAAAAAAGATTATTAAGTTTGTTAGCTTGTGCCGCAATAGCTGTTACTACACTTGCGGGCTGTGGTTCAAAGACTGCTAACACAAATTCAGGAAGCGCTGCCACATCATCAAGCCCTGTAGTTTTGGAGTTCTGGACTATATCACTTAAGGCTAACTTTGAAGATTTCTTCAATAAGCTTATAAAGGACTACCAGACTGCTAATCCAAATGTAACCATCAATTGGGTTGATGTACCTTATGAGGATGTTCAGTCTAAGCTCGTTACAGCTGTTGCAGGTGGAACAGCACCTGACGTTGTTAACCTTAATACTCAGATGGCACTTACTCTTGTTGGCCAGGATGCCCTTGTTGACTTAAACAAGGCCGCTACAGCTGAACAGAAGGGCATATATATCGAAAGCCTTTGGAATTCAGCTAAGGTAGGAGACGGTGTTTATGCTTTCCCTTGGTATGCATCACCTGATATTATGTTCTACAACAAAGATCTTATAGAGAAGGGTGGAATCAAGGCTCCTTCAACCTTTGCCAAGGCTCTTGAGAGTGCTGAGAAGTTCCATAAAGATACCAATGCTTATCTTTTCTTGCCGGATGAGTTCTTCAACCTTTTAATTGAAGAAAATATTCCAATCTTAAACGCAGATAAGACAAAGGCAGCATTTAATACACAAGAAGCTGTAGACTTACTTAAAAAGTATAAGTCATATACAGATAAAGGTGTACTTCCAAAGACAAATTGGGGTTCTTGGGACGAAGCTCTTAAGCTGTTTGAATCAGGCAAGCTTGCAATTGTTAGCTCATCAGGTTCTTCACTTAGCAGAATTAAGGATGAAGCACCTGATATCTATAAGAAGATTGCTGTAAGTACACCACTTACAGGAAGTACCGGACTTAGCCGTAACCCACTTATGAACCTTGTAGTACCAACTGCAAGTAAGAATCAGGCAGAGGCTATCAAGTTTGCTAGCTACGTTACAGATGATGCAAATCAGCTTGCCTTCTGTAAGACAGTTTCCATCTTCCCTTCAACCAAGAAGGCAAGTGAGGACAGCTTCTTTACTTCTGATACCAAGACACTTGAAGGACAGGCAAGTGCTATGTCTGCAAAAGCAAGTCTTACTTCTCAGGACTTTTCACTTGGTGTAGCTAACCAGGGAACCATTCAGGCAGCTATTAACAAGGCTTATGAGGCTACTATAGTAAATGGTGATGATATCGAAGGTGCACTTAGACAGGCTGAAGAAGATGTTAATATAATCTTAGCAGATTCAAAAAATCAATAA
- the hemW gene encoding radical SAM family heme chaperone HemW yields the protein MKRLGLYVHIPFCAKKCNYCDFYSLACGEDEKKAYIEALKREIREVSKNVNDEYRVYTIYFGGGTPSIIKAYYIKEILDEIRSHFKLYEDDFFPEITIECNPRTVDIEKLLVYKEAGINRISLGLQSTNDDELRLLGRIHTYEDFLDSYAMVRKSGFTNVNIDLMSAIPNQKISTYERSLDELIKLNPEHISSYSLIIEEGTNFYQKYAENAPLVMDLPSEDEDRAMYELTSFRLAEAGYKRYEISNYAKKGYHSRHNTSYWERVPYLGFGVGASSLFENERYDNVGNLKEYIKNAGISDVRRNITKLSLRDEMSEFMFLGLRLIDGISKQVFTKIFTFTVDEIFGDVVKKHINNELLIDNGDFLKLSDRGLDISNYVLSDFLLD from the coding sequence TTGAAAAGACTTGGATTATACGTACATATACCCTTTTGTGCAAAGAAGTGTAACTACTGTGATTTTTATTCCTTAGCCTGCGGTGAAGATGAAAAGAAAGCCTATATAGAGGCACTTAAGAGGGAAATAAGAGAAGTTTCCAAGAATGTAAATGACGAATACAGAGTCTATACGATTTATTTTGGGGGAGGTACCCCGTCTATAATTAAGGCTTATTATATTAAAGAAATATTAGATGAAATAAGGTCGCACTTCAAGCTTTATGAGGATGACTTTTTCCCTGAGATAACCATAGAGTGCAACCCTAGAACTGTAGATATAGAGAAGCTCTTAGTATATAAAGAGGCAGGGATTAACAGGATAAGCCTGGGACTTCAATCAACTAATGATGATGAACTAAGGCTTCTTGGTAGAATTCACACCTATGAGGACTTCCTTGATAGCTATGCTATGGTTAGAAAATCAGGCTTTACTAATGTAAATATTGACCTTATGAGTGCTATACCTAACCAAAAAATATCCACCTATGAAAGGTCTTTGGATGAACTAATAAAGCTTAATCCCGAGCATATTTCAAGCTATAGCCTGATTATAGAAGAAGGTACCAACTTTTATCAAAAATATGCAGAAAATGCTCCCTTGGTAATGGATTTACCCTCAGAAGATGAAGACAGGGCTATGTATGAATTGACATCATTTAGACTAGCAGAGGCGGGATATAAAAGATATGAGATTTCAAATTATGCGAAAAAAGGCTACCATTCAAGGCATAATACTTCATACTGGGAAAGAGTGCCTTATCTGGGGTTTGGAGTAGGTGCATCATCTCTTTTTGAAAATGAAAGGTATGACAATGTGGGAAATCTCAAAGAATATATTAAAAATGCAGGCATTAGCGATGTAAGGCGTAATATTACTAAGCTTAGTCTTAGAGATGAAATGTCTGAATTTATGTTTCTGGGGCTTAGGCTAATAGATGGAATAAGTAAACAAGTGTTCACTAAAATATTCACATTTACTGTAGACGAGATTTTTGGAGATGTTGTAAAAAAGCACATAAATAACGAACTTTTAATAGATAATGGAGATTTTTTAAAGCTATCTGACAGGGGGCTTGATATCAGTAATTATGTACTTAGTGACTTTTTGCTGGATTGA
- a CDS encoding carbohydrate ABC transporter permease, whose product MSNAKKRIRTKVLVSNTISYILLITIALICAGPFLWLLLSSLRTGANIYDLKFNLDSFSISNYTGVMEFMKLHKYVWNTIVITAGAISMDVVFSAMCAYPLATMNFKGKNVIFAILVATMIIPAAAGMIINYLTISRMHLLDNALGVILPSSVKTFSIILLRQAYLGVPKELIDAAKIDGAGQFITWLKVMLPGIVPSISTIVIFDFIGNWNAFLWPIIIFKDPAKYPLATALQYLNGSFSYKFGYVAAGTILSIIPVLIVFMLCQKNYIEAVSGAVKG is encoded by the coding sequence ATGAGTAATGCTAAGAAAAGAATTAGAACCAAGGTATTGGTTTCAAATACTATATCATACATTCTCTTAATTACAATTGCTCTGATATGTGCAGGCCCATTTCTTTGGCTTTTGCTGTCATCACTTAGAACAGGAGCCAATATATATGACCTAAAGTTCAACCTGGATAGCTTTTCAATATCAAACTATACCGGTGTGATGGAATTTATGAAGCTTCATAAATACGTATGGAACACTATCGTGATTACCGCAGGGGCTATATCAATGGATGTAGTATTTTCTGCAATGTGTGCTTATCCTCTTGCAACTATGAATTTTAAGGGTAAAAATGTTATCTTTGCTATCCTGGTTGCAACTATGATAATTCCTGCTGCTGCCGGTATGATAATCAACTACCTCACGATTTCAAGGATGCATCTTCTTGACAATGCGTTGGGAGTAATCCTTCCTTCATCTGTCAAGACCTTTAGTATCATACTTCTTAGACAGGCCTATCTTGGAGTGCCCAAAGAACTAATCGATGCAGCCAAGATAGATGGTGCAGGGCAGTTTATTACCTGGCTAAAGGTAATGCTTCCGGGCATAGTACCAAGTATATCAACCATAGTCATATTTGACTTCATAGGTAACTGGAATGCCTTTTTGTGGCCTATTATCATATTCAAGGATCCTGCAAAGTACCCTCTTGCAACTGCTTTGCAGTACTTAAACGGTTCTTTTAGTTATAAGTTTGGTTATGTAGCGGCAGGTACAATCTTATCTATTATACCTGTACTTATCGTGTTTATGCTTTGTCAGAAAAATTATATAGAGGCTGTCAGTGGAGCAGTAAAGGGTTGA
- a CDS encoding ABC transporter ATP-binding protein has protein sequence MEFKIEGLSKTIGKDVILNELDVRLKEGDVLALRGSNGSGKTTLLRIIAGLDKDYQGKVIIENGVTIGYVPQDIILFENLNVRDNLKTFCNGKNAKENMHMLEGFAAQLGLSELFKKKTCKLSGGQKRLVNFLIGLANNPSLILLDEVIVGMDESTVEKVVKLINSIKKDKIMIITSHQEDFLREVCNISGRLVDGKMELHYED, from the coding sequence ATGGAGTTTAAGATAGAGGGTTTATCTAAAACAATAGGAAAAGATGTAATTCTAAATGAACTTGATGTTCGGCTTAAAGAGGGAGACGTGCTTGCTTTGAGGGGGAGTAACGGAAGCGGCAAGACAACCCTTCTAAGGATAATCGCAGGTCTTGACAAGGACTATCAAGGTAAGGTAATTATAGAGAACGGTGTAACGATAGGCTATGTACCGCAGGATATCATATTATTTGAGAACCTGAATGTTAGAGATAATCTTAAGACCTTTTGCAATGGTAAAAATGCTAAGGAAAATATGCACATGCTTGAAGGCTTTGCTGCACAGTTAGGCTTATCGGAGTTGTTTAAGAAAAAGACCTGCAAGCTATCAGGAGGACAGAAGAGGCTTGTTAATTTCCTTATCGGGCTAGCTAATAATCCTAGTTTAATACTGCTTGATGAAGTCATTGTAGGAATGGATGAAAGTACAGTAGAAAAGGTAGTCAAGTTGATAAACTCTATAAAAAAAGATAAAATTATGATAATTACTTCACATCAGGAAGACTTCTTAAGAGAAGTATGCAATATAAGCGGAAGACTGGTTGACGGAAAGATGGAGCTTCATTATGAAGATTAA
- a CDS encoding SGNH/GDSL hydrolase family protein, translated as MFSDRVKLLGRTFEKGGRLLLKDSYTGLSFYCKGSVRLTITPEKETDKDSCPYVGVVIDDDLEAVRKIAITHELKNVKATKGDGKAHKIEIVKLTEEQYGNIYFSELCFEDEDSVKKTESYNKSVLFIGDSITAGYGVDGIDGEGDFTTFEENVLSSSAILTAKSINAEAYVFASSGNGIISRWIEPDKDEPNKDGLMPVIFPFEKDIFPEADYIFVNLGTNDNSYIKGKAWRINRFKEEYTKFIVKLRKLYPKSMLFIAFGVMEDELLPDLEAMVNNYKEDYKDDNCFFIKLDKQQLSEGIGAAGHPSLNVNKRVSDTLIKAIENNY; from the coding sequence ATGTTTAGTGACAGAGTAAAGCTGCTTGGCAGAACATTTGAAAAGGGTGGCAGATTGCTGCTTAAAGACTCGTATACGGGGCTCTCATTCTACTGTAAGGGAAGTGTGAGGCTTACAATAACACCTGAAAAAGAGACAGATAAGGATAGCTGCCCATATGTTGGCGTGGTAATTGATGATGACCTCGAGGCTGTTAGGAAAATTGCGATAACCCATGAATTAAAAAATGTTAAAGCCACTAAGGGTGATGGAAAAGCTCATAAAATCGAAATAGTTAAACTTACAGAAGAACAATATGGTAATATATATTTTAGCGAACTTTGCTTTGAGGATGAGGATAGTGTTAAGAAGACCGAAAGCTATAATAAAAGTGTATTGTTCATAGGTGATTCCATAACTGCCGGTTATGGAGTGGACGGCATAGATGGAGAAGGGGATTTTACCACCTTTGAGGAAAATGTGCTAAGTTCATCAGCCATTCTTACTGCAAAGAGTATAAATGCTGAGGCTTATGTATTTGCAAGCAGCGGAAACGGCATCATATCCAGATGGATAGAGCCCGACAAAGATGAACCGAATAAAGACGGACTTATGCCTGTTATTTTCCCGTTTGAGAAGGATATCTTCCCTGAGGCTGATTATATATTTGTAAATCTTGGAACTAATGACAACAGCTACATAAAGGGCAAAGCTTGGAGAATAAACAGATTTAAGGAAGAGTATACGAAATTTATAGTAAAACTTAGAAAACTATACCCTAAGTCAATGCTATTTATTGCATTTGGTGTCATGGAGGATGAGCTGCTGCCTGACCTTGAAGCTATGGTAAACAATTATAAGGAAGACTACAAAGATGATAACTGCTTTTTTATAAAGCTTGATAAACAGCAGTTAAGTGAAGGGATTGGCGCAGCCGGACATCCAAGCCTTAACGTGAATAAGAGGGTTTCGGACACCTTGATAAAGGCAATTGAGAATAATTACTAG
- the mutL gene encoding DNA mismatch repair endonuclease MutL, with the protein MSIINVLDKDTINKIAAGEVIEGPAAVVKELVENAIDADANSVTVEIKDGGTSLIRVTDNGKGIGSDDIKTAFLPHATSKIKTADDLTLVSSLGFRGEALASIAAVSEVEVLTKTADEISGIRYVINGGKEEANEPIGTPEGTTFVVRNLFYNTPARKKFLKTPATEGRYVGEVMEHMAVSHPEIAFKFILNGQVKLQTMGNGSLKDVLFYIYGKETTANIIPVNNPDADGELVNGLSVRGYIGKPSLTRGNKEYENYFINGRFIKNKVITRAIEDAYKSFLMQHRFPFTCLLISVDNSLVDVNVHPAKLEVRFSDTESIYRLIFHEVDNALRKKDLLPDMGVKQVHDKKPLIRDFNSSHKAEKTEKSGGYIIPDIPMPEPFEKSRQGEWKKELKPVFKQESFVADKVKRDEKSPLVKSEMYAPFDNDTTSDKNKLDLLEIESIDKSEGGIKNTCGNLAGDVSRENSVETEDNREYPTTVEQTDKTSYNKDFNTVKEDGDTYKNMSENSFQADDGMMNATGVEQVFYDKDELHCDTNKSSKEEFKGGILAKKALPDIKIIGQIFGTYWIIEYDDSVYMIDQHAAHEKVMYERFVKEISENKVTSQNLLPPVVVTLSGSQSQIVEEIDEYLHKLGFEIEPFGGNEYVIKAVPTELFGISEKDLLFDIIDQYSLEGKKTTPDTVLVKLATMACKAAIKGNMNISLLEAKALIEELMCLDNPYNCPHGRPTMIFMSKSDVEKKFKRQI; encoded by the coding sequence TTGTCAATTATTAATGTCCTTGATAAGGATACAATCAATAAAATAGCTGCGGGCGAGGTAATAGAAGGTCCTGCGGCAGTAGTTAAAGAACTTGTTGAGAATGCAATAGATGCAGATGCAAATTCGGTAACTGTTGAAATTAAAGACGGAGGAACTTCCCTAATCAGGGTTACAGACAACGGAAAAGGTATAGGCAGTGATGATATTAAGACTGCCTTTCTTCCACATGCAACAAGTAAGATAAAAACAGCTGATGACCTAACCTTAGTATCAAGCCTTGGATTTAGAGGAGAGGCTCTTGCCAGTATAGCCGCAGTAAGTGAGGTAGAGGTGCTTACCAAAACCGCTGATGAAATAAGTGGAATCAGATATGTGATTAACGGAGGAAAAGAGGAAGCAAATGAGCCAATAGGAACTCCTGAGGGGACTACATTTGTAGTAAGGAATTTATTTTACAATACCCCTGCAAGAAAAAAGTTCCTAAAGACTCCTGCGACAGAGGGAAGATATGTGGGCGAGGTTATGGAACACATGGCTGTTAGCCACCCTGAAATAGCTTTTAAGTTCATCTTAAACGGACAGGTTAAGCTTCAGACCATGGGGAATGGGAGCCTTAAGGATGTGTTATTCTACATCTATGGAAAGGAAACAACTGCCAATATTATCCCTGTAAACAATCCTGATGCAGACGGAGAACTCGTAAACGGTCTTTCTGTCAGGGGCTATATCGGAAAGCCCTCTCTTACAAGAGGAAATAAGGAGTATGAGAATTATTTTATAAACGGAAGATTTATCAAAAATAAGGTAATAACAAGGGCTATAGAGGATGCCTATAAGTCCTTTCTTATGCAGCATAGATTTCCTTTTACCTGCCTGCTTATAAGTGTGGATAATTCACTGGTGGATGTAAATGTACACCCCGCAAAGCTTGAGGTTAGATTTAGTGATACTGAAAGCATATATAGATTAATTTTCCATGAGGTTGATAATGCACTTAGGAAAAAAGATTTACTTCCTGACATGGGAGTAAAGCAGGTACATGACAAGAAGCCCCTGATAAGAGATTTTAATTCTTCACATAAGGCTGAAAAAACAGAGAAGTCAGGAGGTTACATCATACCTGACATCCCTATGCCTGAGCCTTTTGAAAAAAGCAGGCAGGGAGAGTGGAAAAAGGAGCTAAAGCCTGTATTTAAGCAGGAAAGCTTTGTAGCAGATAAGGTTAAGAGGGATGAGAAATCTCCTCTTGTCAAGTCAGAGATGTATGCACCTTTTGATAATGATACTACATCTGATAAGAATAAATTAGATTTGCTGGAAATTGAAAGTATTGATAAATCAGAAGGTGGTATAAAAAATACCTGTGGAAATTTAGCAGGAGATGTAAGCAGAGAAAATTCGGTTGAAACTGAAGATAATAGAGAATATCCTACAACTGTAGAACAAACGGATAAAACCTCTTATAATAAAGATTTTAATACAGTTAAAGAAGATGGTGATACTTATAAAAATATGTCTGAAAACAGCTTTCAAGCTGATGACGGAATGATGAATGCTACAGGTGTAGAACAAGTTTTTTATGATAAAGACGAGTTACATTGCGATACAAACAAGTCATCTAAAGAAGAGTTTAAGGGAGGAATACTTGCTAAGAAGGCTCTTCCTGATATCAAAATTATAGGACAGATATTTGGAACATATTGGATAATTGAATATGACGACAGTGTGTATATGATAGACCAGCATGCAGCCCACGAAAAGGTAATGTACGAGAGATTTGTTAAAGAAATCTCTGAAAACAAAGTGACATCTCAGAACTTACTGCCACCTGTTGTGGTTACTTTATCGGGCAGCCAGAGTCAGATTGTTGAAGAAATAGATGAATATCTTCACAAACTGGGCTTTGAGATAGAGCCTTTTGGCGGGAACGAGTATGTTATTAAAGCTGTTCCTACCGAGCTTTTTGGAATTAGTGAAAAAGACCTCCTTTTTGATATAATTGACCAGTATTCACTTGAAGGAAAGAAGACCACCCCTGATACTGTACTCGTAAAGCTTGCGACCATGGCTTGTAAGGCAGCAATAAAGGGGAATATGAATATATCTCTTTTAGAAGCAAAGGCTTTAATTGAAGAGCTTATGTGTCTTGACAATCCTTACAACTGCCCGCATGGAAGACCTACTATGATATTCATGTCTAAGTCAGATGTGGAGAAGAAATTTAAGAGACAGATATAG
- a CDS encoding ABC transporter permease — MYIGIRLKSEILRWSLLLIIEFSFTFALALGVFSKSMESRVSFKVSIVDEDNTKLSKKAVAIISGLSGVTLTREDEDVKYTIKKGYEDNFTKGRFDGLIVVSKNSLKQGISLLNDRIVTKLISDYIYLNLYDRINSVESLSFESYAKDLEKTKLNNEILLIKVNDGKLADNLATEVDFTSYIALFFLLTLSISISIGAALKLNKMRIGGLLDRLELSGTSETKVIIVDFSASCIKSMGVMLPFILCGFKTKIFIITAVLFAVYSVISLLIERVSKSEDILVIVLRSVMILFLGLGMVFNFYY; from the coding sequence GTGTATATCGGAATTAGATTAAAAAGTGAAATACTTAGATGGAGCTTGCTTCTTATTATCGAATTTTCTTTTACTTTTGCACTTGCTTTAGGTGTATTTAGTAAAAGCATGGAATCACGTGTATCCTTTAAGGTCTCTATAGTTGACGAAGATAACACGAAACTGTCTAAGAAGGCAGTAGCTATAATCAGCGGGCTAAGTGGAGTAACCCTTACAAGGGAAGATGAGGATGTAAAATATACAATAAAAAAAGGATATGAGGATAACTTTACTAAAGGTAGATTTGATGGACTCATTGTGGTTAGTAAAAACAGCTTAAAGCAGGGAATAAGTCTGTTAAACGACAGAATAGTAACCAAACTTATAAGCGATTATATTTATCTAAATCTGTACGATAGGATAAATTCAGTAGAAAGCCTAAGCTTTGAAAGCTATGCGAAAGACCTTGAAAAGACAAAGCTTAATAACGAGATTTTATTAATAAAAGTTAATGATGGCAAGCTCGCAGATAATCTTGCCACTGAGGTGGATTTCACATCTTATATAGCTTTATTCTTCTTACTTACACTTAGTATTAGCATAAGTATAGGAGCAGCATTAAAGCTAAATAAAATGAGAATAGGTGGACTTTTAGACAGATTAGAACTTTCAGGTACCAGTGAAACAAAGGTAATCATTGTGGACTTTTCAGCATCCTGTATCAAAAGTATGGGTGTAATGCTGCCTTTTATATTGTGTGGGTTTAAAACAAAGATATTTATAATAACAGCTGTGTTATTTGCTGTATATTCTGTTATAAGTTTGCTTATTGAGAGAGTATCAAAGTCTGAAGATATACTTGTAATTGTCTTAAGAAGTGTTATGATATTATTCTTAGGATTAGGGATGGTATTTAATTTTTATTATTAA
- a CDS encoding ABC transporter permease: protein MKINNIAKLCIIQVKLTLIKIKSSLFLLLLMMVLLSLFIIWWKKSDMAKPTVLIANEENSVIANLTISSVLNNKVAEIVNFQRTDYEKGKKLIDKGDALLMVYIKKGTIDTLYEGKKAELDIYTKNENNDFTKLVISYIKGFTDIINVSQNAGLAYMDVLYKKGMTESERIDKFNELQSSYVKLTLARSSIFSGEDKVFGLGAKDMEAGYKVIVAVILLGISITILVNSDIMRKNMRQRLILSGINEQEIYATVISLILITDIVFLLIFIKLAKVIGIGG, encoded by the coding sequence ATGAAGATTAATAATATAGCCAAGTTATGTATAATTCAAGTAAAGCTCACTTTAATTAAAATCAAGTCGTCGCTTTTCCTTTTATTATTAATGATGGTTTTGCTTTCTTTATTTATAATCTGGTGGAAAAAATCAGATATGGCTAAACCTACGGTTTTGATAGCGAATGAAGAGAACTCGGTAATAGCTAACCTCACAATAAGCTCAGTGCTAAATAATAAGGTGGCTGAGATTGTTAACTTTCAAAGGACGGATTATGAGAAGGGAAAGAAGCTTATTGACAAAGGAGATGCCCTTCTTATGGTATATATCAAAAAAGGAACTATTGATACCTTGTATGAGGGGAAAAAGGCGGAACTTGATATCTATACAAAGAATGAGAACAACGACTTTACTAAGCTTGTAATCAGTTATATTAAAGGATTTACGGATATAATCAATGTATCGCAAAATGCAGGTCTTGCCTATATGGATGTGCTTTATAAAAAAGGAATGACTGAGAGTGAAAGGATAGATAAGTTTAATGAACTTCAATCATCTTATGTGAAGCTTACACTTGCAAGAAGCAGCATTTTCAGCGGAGAAGACAAGGTATTTGGTCTAGGTGCGAAGGACATGGAGGCAGGATATAAAGTAATTGTAGCGGTAATCTTACTTGGAATAAGCATAACTATTCTTGTAAATAGCGATATTATGCGAAAAAATATGAGACAAAGACTCATTCTTTCAGGTATAAACGAACAGGAAATATATGCTACGGTTATTAGCCTGATATTGATTACTGACATTGTATTTCTTTTGATTTTTATAAAATTAGCTAAGGTGATAGGAATAGGTGGTTAA